One Lampris incognitus isolate fLamInc1 chromosome 18, fLamInc1.hap2, whole genome shotgun sequence genomic region harbors:
- the znf865 gene encoding zinc finger protein 865, with protein sequence MFQFSKYPMDILEMLSGHQAHQFKGLGLERQLSHQQQVQLQHQQQLQQQHQPTADTSGSLLSGLGLSSLQGSRGNAFADSSSIFAKMSAPPPPISHQSQSSSSSHSSRKSSKMSSGSGSSSSGYPQFLRPFHPAEAALAQEQLHSGMGRFDFSGSSSGGGAGVIGGVVTSAPPPPPLHPGLSVPQPSPGPSSSSPSPSTSTSASNNPSGSTAVPLVGQSDPRSLHQQFSCMLAANQYFLSGVPTNSSLEQFLVQQGTHNHLGLGLSQGASESNSTLAPPPALHSSHSHSHTTPQPQQQQQQLAPHALSHPHSHTHHPHPLHPAPQPAPLGGFDFQSIPVLSSNQIATLMQQEAGLPLPLPLHLSISKDEVAKGGDSSSTSASSGGSRRKKAMAGYLPQRKSDSGSHSSHSHSHSSSSVSNCHNSSSSGQSQNSSSGLVGGGSGGVGLSTIGSEPRHTSLLSPSSQQQSSSTVSSSSSSAPPPSNSTSVLVANGNQQLPKSQESHNSIGSSGSSGQPEPEPLYHCGECGKTFTHLSSLRRHLRSHGLTPESKSNKSNRNSPSPERIFCCGECGKGFKKRGHLLQHSVTHSQNRPFVCSICQKSFNRRESLTRHEKIHDEKPFRCPACGRCFRESTSLLNHAASGTCGKPPRSAKNRASTGGSGSSNPSSGKMESSGDGAGMSNDKYATDFSRNRYQNQSSYNSGVDDYRRSQPSSLYSSESSLGNGMGSQTLRKAPLAPTLHPHPQNQQHHHHHQQQPHLPLSSLLDDSEDEVTSSAMSAIAAAAAASCDINTESREGERRDIIGGLLGGLGFGNIGGPSSTSGSLSGSTMPLTHPSQPNAKPKRPRKPREKRDPASIVRRRRSPGPPGDGSERPYGCQICGKRFRRAETLRRHNRVHTGEKPHACDVCGKTFREPFHLTKHLTVHSGQKNYKCNLCGKVFAYAQSLVRHGKLHRKGEIDNQGRRIKGGASAISQVGNTGNSDYYSSYSQEEKSPTSGTPSQRLYTCTVCWKSFRHHFHLTAHQQTVHGGGVGLEKSYRCEVCGKAFAYSNSLVRHKLSQHSTERDGQRVSQPQPSGYTPLFYDSTTSSNYAGSSHMQHGASGQQHPFHYRSKNFQRRHGQTRKHRKKKRRVVIHSIMRDGKLVGVPLSKATRRKLLLLRKRRGKLQAQLNRKKLLAQLRVKGSLMKVKTWLGGAVRVTGLTCMEVPLKRFPCPICPSTTYAKQAFLMIHHIVRHPPRNSGRQARLKCQVCGKRTSTLRKALKHRGRHLKQGAFQCHKCRHRFWNGKLLARHRFSCRGMTGGGSGNWGLMKMKSPSSQDGSGQLTDSEGQPQVQSPDQMSVPVLVQPERSTVLTEYSQ encoded by the coding sequence ATGTTCCAGTTTAGCAAGTACCCCATGGACATTTTAGAGATGCTAAGTGGACACCAAGCCCATCAATTCAAAGGCCTTGGATTAGAGCGTCAGCTAAGCCACCAACAGCAAGTCCAGCTACAGCATCAGCAGCAGcttcagcagcagcaccagccgaCTGCTGACACCTCCGGGAGTCTCCTGTCTGGCCTGGGCCTGAGTTCCCTGCAAGGGTCGCGGGGCAACGCCTTTGCTGACTCCTCATCCATCTTCGCCAAAATGAGCGCCCCTCCCCCACCCATCTCCCACCAGAGCCAGTCCTCGTCCTCGTCTCACAGCTCCAGGAAGTCCAGCAAGATGAGCAGCGGTAGTGGGAGCTCATCTTCTGGGTACCCCCAATTCCTGCGTCCGTTCCACCCTGCAGAGGCAGCCTTGGCCCAGGAGCAGTTGCATTCAGGGATGGGGCGCTTTGACTTCAGCGGGAGCAGCAGTGGAGGGGGTGCAGGGGTCATTGGTGGCGTTGTCACCTCCGCTCCCCCGCCCCCGCCACTGCACCCAGGCCTTTCAGTGCCCCAGCCCTCCCCAGGcccgtcctcctcctccccgtctCCCTCAACCTCCACCTCAGCCTCCAATAACCCCTCGGGCAGCACTGCCGTGCCCCTGGTTGGGCAGTCCGACCCACGCAGCCTTCATCAACAGTTCAGCTGCATGCTGGCAGCCAACCAGTACTTCTTATCTGGCGTCCCCACCAACAGCAGCTTGGAGCAGTTCTTGGTCCAGCAGGGGACTCACAACCACTTGGGTCTGGGTCTGAGCCAGGGGGCCAGTGAGTCAAACTCGACTCTGGCCCCTCCACCTGCACTCCACTCCtcccacagccacagccacactACCCCACAgccacagcagcagcaacaacagctgGCACCTCATGCCTTATCTCACCCACACAGCCATACTCACCATCCGCACCCTCTCCACCCAGCACCCCAACCAGCCCCTCTGGGTGGCTTTGATTTCCAAAGCATTCCAGTCCTTTCTTCCAATCAGATTGCTACTCTGATGCAGCAGGAGGCTGGACTTCCCCTTCCTTtgcccctccacctctccatctCTAAAGACGAGGTGGCCAAGGGAGGGGACAGCTCATCCACCTCAGCTTCAAGTGGAGGGAGCCGGAGGAAGAAGGCAATGGCCGGCTACCTACCCCAGAGGAAGTCAGACAGCGGCAGCCACAGCAGTCATAGCCACAGCCATAGCAGCAGCAGTGTCAGCAACTGCCACAACAGTAGTTCCAGTGGCCAAAGTCAGAACTCGTCATCGGGCCTTGTTGGAGGGGGATCCGGGGGTGTTGGGTTGAGCACCATTGGAAGTGAGCCCCGGCACACTTCCCTCCTTTCCCCGTCCTCGCAGCAGCAGTCATCTTCTACAgtgtcctcctcttcatcctctgctCCCCCTCCCTCCAATTCCACCTCAGTGCTTGTAGCCAACGGAAACCAACAGCTGCCCAAATCCCAGGAGAGCCACAACTCCATAGGGTCATCTGGTTCCTCTGGCCAGCCGGAACCAGAACCTCTTTACCACTGTGGTGAATGTGGGAAAACCTTCACCCACCTCTCCAGCCTGCGCCGCCACCTCCGCAGCCATGGCCTGACGCCGGAGAGCAAAAGCAACAAGTCAAACCGGAACTCCCCAAGCCCAGAGAGAATCTTCTGCTGCGGCGAATGTGGGAAGGGGTTCAAGAAGAGGGGCCATCTACTTCAGCACAGTGTCACCCATTCACAGAACCGACCCTTTGTCTGCAGCATCTGCCAAAAGTCCTTTAACCGCCGTGAGTCACTCACCCGGCACGAGAAGATTCATGATGAGAAGCCTTTCCGCTGCCCAGCCTGTGGCCGCTGCTTCCGCGAAAGCACCTCGTTGCTCAACCATGCAGCATCAGGCACCTGCGGCAAGCCTCCTCGAAGCGCTAAGAACCGGGCCAGCACTGGAGGGAGTGGATCGTCCAACCCAAGCAGCGGCAAAATGGAAAGCAGCGGAGACGGCGCAGGAATGTCCAATGACAAATATGCCACAGATTTTTCCAGAAACCGTTATCAAAACCAGTCATCCTACAACAGTGGTGTGGATGACTACAGGAGATCGCAGCCCTCATCTCTCTATTCCTCAGAGAGTTCCCTTGGCAATGGGATGGGCAGCCAGACCCTTAGGAAAGCCCCTTTAGCCCCTactctccacccccacccccagaatCAAcagcaccaccaccatcaccaacaGCAGCCCcacctccccctctcttccttgCTAGATGACTCTGAGGATGAGGTCACCAGCAGTGCCATGTCTGCCATTGCTGCAGCGGCGGCAGCCTCTTGCGACATAAACACAGAGAGTCGGGAAGGGGAGAGAAGAGACATTATAGGAGGTCTTCTGGGAGGGCTTGGCTTCGGGAACATTGGCGGTCCGTCATCCACTTCTGGCAGCCTCAGCGGGTCCACCATGCCGCTAACACACCCCAGTCAGCCCAATGCCAAGCCCAAGAGGCCCAGGAAgcccagagagaagagagacccgGCGTCCATAGTCAGAAGGAGGAGGAGCCCAGGACCACCTGGAGATGGATCAGAGAGGCCGTACGGGTGCCAGATCTGTGGCAAGCGCTTCAGGAGAGCAGAGACCCTGCGCCGCCACAACCGTGTCCACACAGGCGAGAAGCCCCATGCCTGCGATGTGTGCGGGAAGACGTTCCGCGAGCCCTTCCATCTCACGAAGCATCTGACAGTGCACTCAGGTCAGAAAAATTACAAGTGCAACCTGTGTGGGAAGGTGTTCGCCTATGCCCAGAGCCTGGTGAGGCATGGGAAGCTGCACCGAAAAGGGGAGATAGACAACCAGGGCAGGAGGATCAAAGGAGGAGCCAGCGCGATAAGTCAGGTGGGCAACACAGGAAACTCTGACTACTACTCCTCTTATTCCCAGGAGGAAAAGTCACCAACGTCTGGCACGCCCTCACAGAGGCTGTACACGTGCACAGTCTGCTGGAAGTCCTTCCGCCACCACTTCCACCTGACAGCGCACCAGCAGACGGTGCATGGCGGGGGCGTGGGCCTGGAGAAGTCCTATCGTTGTGAGGTATGTGGGAAGGCATTTGCCTACTCCAACAGCCTAGTCCGGCATAAGCTTTCCCAGCATAGTACTGAGCGTGACGGACAGCGCGTCAGCCAGCCACAGCCCTCAGGATATACCCCGCTCTTTTACGACTCCACGACCAGCTCTAACTATGCGGGGTCATCCCACATGCAGCATGGGGCCTCGGGCCAGCAGCACCCTTTTCACTACCGGTCAAAAAACTTTCAGAGGCGGCATGGACAAACGAGAAAGCACCGGAAGAAAAAACGGCGAGTGGTGATCCACAGTATCATGAGGGACGGGAAGCTGGTGGGCGTCCCCCTGAGTAAAGCGACCCGCaggaagctgctgctgctgaggaaAAGAAGGGGCAAGCTGCAGGCACAATTAAACAGAAAGAAGTTGCTTGCCCAGCTGAGGGTCAAGGGCAGCCTGATGAAGGTGAAGACATGGCTTGGAGGTGCCGTCAGAGTCACTGGGTTGACTTGTATGGAAGTGCCCCTCAAGCGATTCCCCTGCCCCATCTGCCCAAGCACCACATACGCCAAACAGGCTTTTCTAATGATCCATCACATCGTGAGGCACCCACCAAGGAACTCAGGCCGCCAAGCACGCCTGAAGTGCCAGGTTTGTGGAAAGCGCACCAGCACGTTAAGGAAAGCCTTAAAACACAGGGGCCGTCATTTAAAACAAGGTGCATTCCAATGCCACAAATGCCGCCACCGCTTCTGGAATGGCAAGCTTCTGGCCCGCCACAGGTTCTCCTGCCGAGGAATGACTGGGGGAGGGAGTGGAAACTGGGGGCTGATGAAGATGAAATCTCCGTCTTCGCAGGACGGTAGTGGACAGCTGACAGACAGTGAGGGCCAGCCTCAGGTCCAGTCCCCAGACCAAATGTCTGTCCCTGTTCTGGTCCAGCCTGAAAGATCAACGGTTCTGACTGAATACAGCCAGTAA